From the genome of bacterium:
TTAGGCTCGCCCGCGAACTCAACAGGACATCCGCAGAACATCTTACTCTTCGTTAACAACTCTGCGTGAACTTCCATCCCAATACTGGGAATGTATCTTGCCATACAAATCACCTCGATTACTATCGGCTGGGCCTTTATAGTTATACCAGGTAGGCGGCATAGGAGGAATCCTAAGCTCGGGTGTGGTATTCTCACTTCTGATATGGAAAAAATACTAAAAATATTATCAGGTTTTATTATATCAATCACGATAGCCCTGGGTTACCCAGGGGTTATTCTTTTAATGGCTATTGAAAGTGCATGCATTCCCCTTCCAAGTGAGATAATCATGCCTTTTGCAGGAGCATTGTGCTCAGTTACTGTCGCAAGAGAGTATGGGATAAATCCCCTCAATTTACATGGAGTAGCCTTTTGTGGCGCTTTGGGGTGTGCATTAGGCTCTGCGTTTGCATACTGGGTTGGCAGAATAAAAGGGCGGGCGTTTTTTGATAAATACGGTAAATATCTTCTAATAAGAAAAAGTGATTTGGATCGTGCGGACAAATGGTTTGCGCGGTGGGGCGCTCCTGCTACATTTTTTAGCCGACTGCTCCCTATAGTTAGAACATTTATTTCACTTCCAGCAGGCATTTCTCATATGCCCTTTTGGCCTTTTTTCTGGTTAGCTTTGTTTGGTTCCTGGCCATGGTGTTATCTGTTAGCTTTTTTAGGTATGAAGATGGGGGACAATTGGTCAACATTACGTTCTCGTCTTCATGGATTTGACATGGCAATAGCTGTTTTATTAGTCTTAGGCTTTCTTTTCTGGCTCTACCATCACCTAAAGCCGGAAAAAGAAGTCGAGGAGAAGTAAGAGGAAAGAAGCAAGAAGCAAGAAGCAAGAAGTGAGAGGCAAGAGGCAAGAGGCAAGAGGCAAGAGGCAAGAGGCAAGATCCGGAATAACCCAAATACCCCAACGGGGTGTTCAGTTGGAGCTGAAGGTGTGGAATCTGTCTGGAAGGTTTTGGATGAGGTTGCTTCGGCACAAACATCCTCGCATTGACACGGTAAGGGAAGGCTTCGGCAGGGCTTTGCTCTGCTACTAATGCATCGTGAAATAAGAAATACGCATAACGCAATACAAATAAGGATGTGAACTATGGAAATACGAATGATTGAGATTGAGAAGATTGTGGAGGATTCTGAGCAGCCTCGGCGGGAGATGGATAACGAGGCGCTTGATGGATTGGCGGAAAGTATTCGTCAGTACGGGATACTTCAGCCGATTACCGTCCGGTCTTTGAATAATGTGAACATGTATCAGATCGTCACTGGAGAACGCCGATGGCGGGCGGCTCAGTTGATTGGGATGGAAAAGATCCCCTGCATCATCAAAAGCGTTGCCGAAGGGGATGAGATATTAACTGAACAGATTATCGAAAACCTTCAGCGCGAAGACCTTCAACCGCTTGATAAAGCGAAAGCTCTCAACACTATTAAACATCACCTTATGATTACCAACAAAGACTTGGCAGAACGGCTTGGGCTTAGCGAGAGGGCGGTTGGTAACCTGTTGGCGATTATGAACTTGCCGAGTGATATTGGCGAAAAAATCATTTCCAGCCCAAATAGGCCGTCCGATGGTCGATTGACCGAAAAGCATGCGCGTCACCTTCGACAGTTGAATGACGATCCCGACATGCAGTCAAAAGTTGTAAGCGCAATCGAACGTGATGGACTGACAGGGGATGAAGCGGGTCGGTTAGTGAGCCGTATCAAAAGCGCTCCTGATAAGGCTGGCGAATTTTTATCCGAAGAAGGTACGCGAGCCTTCGTGATGATGCCGGAAGAGAAGTTTAGCGGGCCGGCTGTGAAAGTGGTTGATGTATCACGCTATCTTCAAGGTTTGGAGCTTACAAGACTAAGCGGCAAGCAACTTGAAGCGCTTACACATACGATGACTGAGTTGAAAGCGACGTTGGACATCCTGCTGTCGGAGATCCGAGAAGCCAGCGTATCGAAAAGTAGTGTTTAGGGTCGGAAGTTCAAATTAAAAAAGAGGGTGGCAGTGAAAGGAGAGCAAAGCCTGCCACCCCCAAGGAAGGAAGGTGAACTCGATCCAATTTTTATTATGGCACAAACCAGCGTTGTCATTAGCCCTACGGAAAAATGTGTGTGCCTCACAAATTATATTCAAAATTGCTTATGAGACCAAGTTTTTACTTCTGCATATAAGACGTCTAAATAACTGAAAAAGTTCCGTCCATTTTTAGCTTCGATATTTCTTTTCAACCTCAAGATTTCGCATGTATAAGTAACTACGAAAGGGGTAGGTATTTAGTGCCCCTAAGTAATATTTTATTATAAAAGTTTTTGAAATAATTAAAAAAAGCGGTGATCTTTAGATCATCGCTTTTAGATGTATTAAAATACGCTCGGAGGGACTCGAACCCACGACCTACAGGTCCGCAACCTGTCGCTCTATCCACTGAGCTACGAGCGCACGCAACACTCATTATTCTACCTGTCCCTCGGATCAAAGTCAAGCCAAACCTAACTCTTCTGAACGGTTGACCTTTTAGATCCCTGGCGGCATCCCAATTGAGATGAAATAATTTGCATGGGAAGGTAGATATGTTTGATAAGTGGATACCTCTTAGCGGGCAGAGGGAATTTCTGAACGCGATTGCGCCGGTCAAGGTGCTTGCATGTGGCCGTCGATGGGGTAAGTCGGAAGTGGCTGCGCGAGATGTTTATATGAGCGCAATAACCGGCTTAGGGAAAAGGCAAATTATTCTTGCGCCTTCTTATGATCAATCGCGGCTTATCTTCGATAGAGTTGCCAGGATGCTTTCTGAGGAATCGAGTTGGCAAGCCGCAATCTGTTATCAGCCCTATCCGCGCATTGATATTGGCGGTGGGTTTGTTGCTGCGCGTTCGGCGGCGCGTGATGGGATGTTTTTACGTGGTCATGGCGCTGATCGAGTGGTCATCGATGAGGCAGCTTATGTGCCGGAAGCGATTATCTTTGAGGTCGTCATGCCAATGTTGGCTGATAGCAAAGGTCAGCTAGTGATGGTCAGCACCCCTTGTGGGAAAAACCACTTCTATCGAACTTATCTTCGAGGGCAGCAGCCTAATTCAGGAGTATGGAGTCATGCGGCTACTACGGGTGAGCATGATATTGTCTCACGCGAGTTTTTGGAATCGCAACGGTCGCTGCTTACCGATCGCCAGTTTAGAACTGAGTATAACGCAGAATTTCTTGAGAACGCCGCTTCGGTATTTGAAACTGAATGGCTCGATAAAGCCGTTATGGTGCGTTTTGACGAGGAACTCGAAGGGGAACCTTGTGTGCTGGGGGTAGATTGGGCGCGATATCATGATTATACGGCTGTAATCGCGCTTCAAGGATCGCAGCAAGCATGCCGCGTGCTAAGCATTGACCGCTTCAATGGCCTTTCCTGGGCGGAACAAGTTGAACGAGTGGCGGACAGGGCGCGTCTTACTCAAGTTGGTTCAGTCCTATGCGACCGCACCTCAATAGGAGATCCGCTTTTGGAGCAATTACAAAGTCGGCTATCGTATGTGCAGGTTGAAGGAGTGACTTTTACTTCTGATAGTAAGCGTCGGCTTATTGATCGTTTAGTATTGATGCTTCAACATAACCGTCTGCAGTTGCTGCCGGACATGGACCTCTTGCGTGAACTGCATCATTTTGAAGCGGAGATAGGGCCTACTGGCGGGGTTAAATTAAACGCAGCATATGGCTATCATGATGATATGGTGATTGCGTTGGCATTGGCAGTTGCAGCTCTTCCCGAGACGCTTGAGCCTCCGCGCATTCGGGTTAGTAATGCGCATAGATAGGGTTGAAAAAAAGAAAGGCAGCTCATCCTTGAGCTGCCTTGTTAGATAGGTTGTTAAAGTGTATGTCCTGGTACAGTTGTATTGCAGGTCGGGTTGGTTCCTACGGCACCATAAGTATACGTGCCGCCTGACGGGCAAGCCGGAGTACCGGATTTAATAAAGGCGTCAACCGCGGCCTGAACTATAGCATCACCAGTGGTCTTGCTGTTGTCCATCGCCCACTGCTCCTTGGC
Proteins encoded in this window:
- a CDS encoding prepilin-type N-terminal cleavage/methylation domain-containing protein; this translates as MKRSLKNRRMTGFTLIEIMIVVLIIGILLAIAVPNFVSARETSRKKSCIANLKQIDSAKEQWAMDNSKTTGDAIVQAAVDAFIKSGTPACPSGGTYTYGAVGTNPTCNTTVPGHTL
- a CDS encoding ParB/RepB/Spo0J family partition protein, giving the protein MEIRMIEIEKIVEDSEQPRREMDNEALDGLAESIRQYGILQPITVRSLNNVNMYQIVTGERRWRAAQLIGMEKIPCIIKSVAEGDEILTEQIIENLQREDLQPLDKAKALNTIKHHLMITNKDLAERLGLSERAVGNLLAIMNLPSDIGEKIISSPNRPSDGRLTEKHARHLRQLNDDPDMQSKVVSAIERDGLTGDEAGRLVSRIKSAPDKAGEFLSEEGTRAFVMMPEEKFSGPAVKVVDVSRYLQGLELTRLSGKQLEALTHTMTELKATLDILLSEIREASVSKSSV
- a CDS encoding terminase family protein; translation: MFDKWIPLSGQREFLNAIAPVKVLACGRRWGKSEVAARDVYMSAITGLGKRQIILAPSYDQSRLIFDRVARMLSEESSWQAAICYQPYPRIDIGGGFVAARSAARDGMFLRGHGADRVVIDEAAYVPEAIIFEVVMPMLADSKGQLVMVSTPCGKNHFYRTYLRGQQPNSGVWSHAATTGEHDIVSREFLESQRSLLTDRQFRTEYNAEFLENAASVFETEWLDKAVMVRFDEELEGEPCVLGVDWARYHDYTAVIALQGSQQACRVLSIDRFNGLSWAEQVERVADRARLTQVGSVLCDRTSIGDPLLEQLQSRLSYVQVEGVTFTSDSKRRLIDRLVLMLQHNRLQLLPDMDLLRELHHFEAEIGPTGGVKLNAAYGYHDDMVIALALAVAALPETLEPPRIRVSNAHR
- a CDS encoding DedA family protein, with translation MAIESACIPLPSEIIMPFAGALCSVTVAREYGINPLNLHGVAFCGALGCALGSAFAYWVGRIKGRAFFDKYGKYLLIRKSDLDRADKWFARWGAPATFFSRLLPIVRTFISLPAGISHMPFWPFFWLALFGSWPWCYLLAFLGMKMGDNWSTLRSRLHGFDMAIAVLLVLGFLFWLYHHLKPEKEVEEK